Part of the Candidatus Chlorohelix allophototropha genome, GCTGTCGCATCTCTTGAAAGCTCAATCTTGACGATACCATTGCGGTTGTCCGGAAAGGCGTGTTTAAAGGCATTATATAAAAGCTCATTTATAATAAGACCGCATGGGATAGCCGTATCCATATTGAGCAAAACCCCTTCGATTTTTACATCTAAAAATACTTTTTTGGGATCAAAGCTCAGTGAATGATGCAGATTAGTAATTAAGCTCTGGATATAGTTTTCCATATCAACCCTTGAAAAGCTTTCTGCTTGGTAGAGCTTTTGATGTACCAGCGCCATACTCTGCACCCGGTTCTGGGTTTCAATAAATAAGTCAGCAATCTCTGGGTCTTTTATATTAGCCGCCTGAAGTTTCAGCAAGCTATAAACCACCTGCAAGTTATTTTTGACGCGATGGTGCAACTCTTTGAGCAAGGTCTCTTTCTCTACAAGGTTCGCCCTTATTTGACTCTCTGCCTGTTTTTGCGCGGTCAAATCCGTTGCCACTAGGCAAATTACGGGAAGCACGTCAACTTGCATAGGGCTAAAAGCTAGATCGAAAGGCGCCTGCTTGCCAGTAACCGTGCTGAGATTCATTTCATACCGAAAGTTTGCTATACTACCCTTCTCCAGCGCCCCCTCAAGAAAAGGCTTGTCTTCAATGGCAACAAACTGTTGTAAATATGAGCCGATAATCTGCTCTATCGGCAGTTCCATAAGTTCGGCGAAGCGCTGGTTGCAATAAAGGATAATACCGGATAGATTCAAAGTAACAGCACCCTGCGACATTTGTTCCACAAAGAGACGATAGGGGAAATCTGCCCCTTTTATGGTAAAAATCTCGTAAGTTCCATTTGGGTCTTCCATAACCAGTGCGTCAACTTCGTGCCGCCGAATAGCATCAAGGGTTTCCCTCGCTTCCGCCAGTTGCTCCCGTAACGACTCTACTTCCTCAAGTAACGTTTTTAGCTGATCACTCATACCTTACCTGAATTCATTTTTGGGGCTTGTTGCCCGGGTTTTCCATCT contains:
- a CDS encoding PAS domain-containing sensor histidine kinase, encoding MSDQLKTLLEEVESLREQLAEARETLDAIRRHEVDALVMEDPNGTYEIFTIKGADFPYRLFVEQMSQGAVTLNLSGIILYCNQRFAELMELPIEQIIGSYLQQFVAIEDKPFLEGALEKGSIANFRYEMNLSTVTGKQAPFDLAFSPMQVDVLPVICLVATDLTAQKQAESQIRANLVEKETLLKELHHRVKNNLQVVYSLLKLQAANIKDPEIADLFIETQNRVQSMALVHQKLYQAESFSRVDMENYIQSLITNLHHSLSFDPKKVFLDVKIEGVLLNMDTAIPCGLIINELLYNAFKHAFPDNRNGIVKIELSRDATAMFCLRISDDGVGLPENLDPHNTETLGMQLVAMLTRQLDGTLELLKEHGTTFIIKFRELRYRERV